GTCCAATTCCGTTGGCAGAATCGGCAAGCTGGGATATGGATGCGATTAAAAAATCGGCCGCTATTGCAGCAGCTGAAGCTTCGGCATCTGGAATTAACTGGACTTTTGGTCCAAATGTAGATGTTGCCAATGATGCCCGTTGGGGACGTGTTATGGAAGGAGCAGGAGAGGATCCGTATCTAGGAAGTAAAATTGGGATTGCCAGAGTCAAAGGTTTTCAGGGAGAAACCATTGCCGATTTAGCTAAAGTTAACACAGTTGCAGCGTGTGCAAAACACTTTGCTGCATACGGTTATGTTGAAGCAGGATTAGAATATAATACTGTAGATATCAGTAATTCTAAATTGTATAATTCGGTTTTGCCACCATTTAAAGCGACTGTAGATGCGGGTGTTCGTACGTTTATGAACTCATTTAGTACACTGAATGGAGTTCCGGCAACAGGAAATGTGTTTTTGCAAAGAGATATTCTGAAAGGAAAATGGAACTTTGACGGTTTTGTAGTTTCTGATTATGCATCGATTCGTGAATTAATTGCACATGGTTATGCAAAAGATGAAGAGGACGCAACATTGAAATGCGTGGTTGCAGGATCGGATATGGATATGGAATCGTATTTATATGTGGCTAAATTGGCAGATTTGGTTAAGGAAGGAAAAGTTGAAGAAAGTTTAATTGATGATGCCGTTCGAAGAATTTTGCGTGTGAAATTTGAATTAGACTTATTCGATGACCCATATAAATATTGTGACGAAGAACGTGAAAAAGAGGTTGTAGGAAGTAAAGCTAATAACGATGGTGTTTTGGATATGGCTAAAAAATCTATCGTGCTTTTAAAGAATGATAAAAATTTGCTTCCGCTAAAAAAATCAGGACAAAAAATCGCTCTGATAGGTGCTTTGGCTAATGATAAAAACAGTCCGTTAGGAAGCTGGAGAATTGCATCAGATGATAATACGGCTGTTTCGGTTTTGGAAGGAATGCAGCAATACAAAGACAATAAACTGACTTTTGAAAAAGGTGCTGATGTGGTTATTGGAGCCACTTCTTTTGTTAATGAAGTTGTTATAAATACTTCTGACAAAAGCGGATTTGAAGCGGCTAAAAAAGTCGCCATAACAGCGGATGTAGTAGTGATGGTTTTGGGAGAACACGGTTTTCAGAGTGGAGAAGGACGCAGCAGAACTGATCTTGATTTGCCTGGTGTGCAACAGGAATTACTGGAAGAAATTTATAAAGTGAATCCAAATATTGTTTTGGTCTTAAATAATGGACGTCCACTGGCTATTTCATGGGCTGCAGAACATATCCCAGCCATTGTTGAAGCTTGGCAGTTAGGAACTCAGACAGGAAATGCTGTAGCGCAGGTTTTATATGGTGATTATAATCCAAGTGGAAAATTACCAATGTCATTTCCACGAAATTTAGGTCAGGTTCCAATTTATTACAACAGATATAGCACTGGAAGACCCATTAATACTGATAAAAATGTATTTTGGTCGCATTATTCAGATGTTGATAAAACGCCTTTGTTTTCGTTCGGTTTTGGTTTGAGTTACACGAAATTTGAATATAAAAACCTAAAATTAAATAAAGCTGCTTTCGCAAAAGGTGAGTCTGTACAAGTAAGTGTTGAGGTGACGAACGTTGGGGATTTTGATGGAAAAGAAGTTGTACAATTATATATTCATGATGATTATGCAAGTATTATCCGTCCGATAAAAGAGTTGAAAGGTTTTGAATTAATTAATTTAAAAAAAGGAGAAACTAAAACAGTCTCTTTTTTATTGACAGATAAGGAACTTGGTTTTTATGACAATGATGGAAATTATTTAGTAGAGCCTGGAACTTTTAAAATCATGGTTGGAGGAAATTCTGATACAGGTTTGGAAAGTGGTTTTGAATTAAATTAAAAATACTAAACCCAATAGGTTTTAAAACTTGTTGGGTTTATTTTTTGACTAAAATAAAATTGTAAAAATAGTTTTAATAAAATTGAAGAGAGAGTATAATTTAATGAGATTCTAAAATTCAAAATTGTGACCAAATATATTGATAGATCTCAAATGTTATTTGGTTTTATTCCACTTTTTTGAAAGTATAACTGAACACTCTTTGGAATGAGGGTAACTAAAAAAGAAAGTATGAATACATTTTTTAAAAGGTGCTTAGCACTATTATTTGTTGTTGTTCTGTTTGATTCTTGTTCAAAAAGTGATGATGATTGTGTACCAATTGTTTGTAAAAATAAAGGAGTTTCAAATGAAGTTTGTGGCTGTGATTGCCCTCCAGGATTTTCGGGAACAGATTGTTCAACGAAAGTTCCTCCAGCGAGAATTATTATTAGTAAAATTAAAATTACAGGTTTCCCAAGTAATAAAGAAGATGGGTCTAAATGGGATTTAGCAGGTACTTCAGAAGATGCAAAACCTGATGTAGTGATAGTATTGAATGAAAATTCTGTTGATCCTCCACTTTTTGTCTCACAACCAGTATTTAATGTTTCCAATATTGATGGAGATTATATATCGATTACTTTGGATACTCCAATTGTAATTTCAGATATTAATGAAACTCTTCACCTGTTTATGTTTGACTATGATTTGGCAGATAATTATGAGTTTATGGGTGGATGGGATTTTAAAATGTTCAATGAAAAGAATATGATTCTTCCAAAAGTAATAAGCATAGGTAGTGGTAGTGGCGTTGTTAAGTTTGAATTGCAAGTTTCCTATGAGTGGTAATTACTAGATAAACAAATTTTAAATCATCAAATTTTCTTGATTGTTTTGGCTTGAGTGGTTTTCAATATTTTGTATTTTAAATAAATAAACTAACACAAAATTTACTAATTTGCACTGATTATTATTGGTGTTAATTAGTGAAATATGTGTAAATAAAAAATAATGAAATATAACAGATGTGGAAAAAGCGGGTTATTATTACCTGAAATTTCTTTAGGATTATGGCATAACTTTGGGTCGGTAGATAATTTTGAAAATGCAGAAAGCATTGCTAAGGAAGCTTTTGATAAAGGAATTACCCATTTTGATTTGGCTAATAATTACGGACCAGTTCCGGGCTCTGCAGAGGAGAATTTTGGTAAAATTCTATGGCACAATTTTCAGGGAAATCTACGTGATGAAATCGTAATTTCTACAAAAGCGGGTTATACAATGTGGGATGGTCCTTATGGCGATTGGGGATCCCGAAAATATTTATTATCGAGTTTAGATCAAAGTTTAAAACGCATGAATATTGATTATGTGGATATTTTTTATTCCCATCGTCCTGATCCGGAAACGCCAATTGAAGAGACTATGATGGCACTTGATCACGCTGTGAGAAGTGGTAAAGCTTTATATGTTGGAATCAGTAATTATTCGGCAGAACAGACTAGAATAGCGGTTGATGTTTTAAAACAATTAGGAACGCCTTGCTTGATTCATCAAGCGAAATATTCGATGTTAGTTCGTTGGGTAGAAGATGGTTTATTAGATGTTCTTGAAGAAAAAGGAGTTGGTTGTATTGCATTTTCACCTTTGGCACAAGGACTTTTAACTGATAAATATTTGAATGGAATTCCCGAAAATTCTCGTGCTCATAATCCAAACGGGCATTTGAGAGAAGATGAGGTTACCGAGGAACGCATTCAAAAGTTAATTCAATTGAATGAAATTGCTAAAAATAGAAACCAGTCTTTAGCTCAAATGGCATTAGCTTGGTTGCAAAAAGATAAACGAATAACTTCAGTTTTAATTGGTGCTAGTTCAGTAAGGCAGTTGAATAATAACATTGAATGTTTGCAAAATCTTGTCTTTTCTTCAGATGAAATAAATGCTATTGAAGAAATTTTAAAATAATAGACTTAACTCTCCCATGTTTGATCATCTTAAAAATAAGTTCCCAATAGATAGCCATAAATGGGAGAGTTACATAAAGTCTTTTCATAAACTTGAGGTTCCTGCAAAAACAGTTCTTTTGAATGAGGGCAAAGTTTCAGATCGAATGTTTTTTATCGAAAAAGGCTGCATCAGGTGCTGGTTTAATAAAGATGGAAAAGATTTAACGCTGCAGTTTTTTTTTGAAGGAGGAATGGTTGGATCTATTGAAAGTTTTAGAAAAAGAATACCAAGTCCGATTACAATTGAAACCATCGAACCTTCTGTTTTATGGTATGCTGATAAAAAGGATATTGATTCCATCCTAAATGAATTAATTGAAATTCCAGAAATAAGAGAAAAATTTATTGATAGTATTTTCGAACGCACTTTTGATTATATAAAACATTTTGTTTCGTTCATAAAAGATTCTCCCGAACAGCGCTATCAAAATATCTTAAAAGAAAATCCGCAGATTATTAAACGCATTCCTCAACATTACATAGCTTCTTATTTGGGAATTAGTTCAGTTCACTTAAGTAGGATAAAAAATAAACTACTCAAATAAGCCGAATCTTCATTTGGTAACAAATGTTATCGTACAGCCATTTATTGGACACTAATTTTGCTTCATAAAATTTAAATAAAACATTAAAAATTTAAAAATATGAAAGCAGCAGTAATTTATAAAAATGGAGAATTACCACAATATATCGATTTTCCAGATCCAATTGTCGAAAACGAAAATCATGCCTTAATAACAGTTAAAGCTTCGGCAGTTAAAAATTTAGACAAAAACATTGCGAGTGGAAAACATTACTCAGCATTGGAAAAAGCTGAAGCTAAAGTTGTAGGCGGGGATGGAGTTGGTTTGCTTGAAGATGGAACCAGAGTGTATGCATTAGGCCTAACTGGAATGATTGCCGAATACGCCATCGTTGATAAAAACAAAATGGTGAAAATCCCAGAAGGACTTGATGATTGTACAGCGTCTGCATTACCAAATGCAGTTGCGGGTTCTGCAATGGCGTTACGCTTTAGAGCTGCTATTCAAAAAGGAGAAACAGTTTTGATAAACGGAGCAACTGGAGTTACGGGAAAAATTGCGATTCAGCTTGCCAAATATTATGGTGCAAAAAGAATAATTGTAACTGGAAGAAATGAGCAGACTTTAAAAACTTTATTAGATTTGGGTGCAGATGAATACTTAATTCTTACTCAAACCGATGAAGATTTTATAAGCCAATTTAAGATCATTCATGCCAATACACCAATAGATATTATAATCGATTATTTGTGGGGACATTCAGCTGAATTGATTTTAAATTCTCTAAAAGGGAATGGAGCATTTACACATAAAACCAGATATGTTTCTGTTGGTTCTATGGCTGGAGATACGATTCAATTGTCAGCATCAATTTTACGAAGTGTCGATCTTCAATTATCAGGTTCAGGTTTTGGGAGCTGGACTAAAGGCGAAATGAAAAAATTAATAGATGAAATTTTACCTGAAATGTTTGAGTTGGCAGCATCCAAAAAATTAATAATAGAAACTGTTTCGATAGATATAAAAGACATTCAAAAAGCTTGGGATATGAATATACCTGATGGGAAACGATTGGTTATTACAATTTAAACATCATTTTTAAACACGAATTGCACAAATTTCCACTAATTGATTCGTGAAAATTTGTGCAATTCGTGTTAACAATTTCAGGTTGTTATTTACTTTGAATAATAGCTGATAATCCACCACCGCTTGCTAAATGATATTTTAATTTTGAAGTTGAATCTACAGTTATAATTTCTCTTTTATAATCTACTGCTGCTTTTTCAGCATTTAATCCATCAGAGAAAATTTCGGCTTCGTATTTTTTACCTTTTTCAAGGAAAGAAAAATCAATTGTTATTTCTCTTGAATTCCAATTGGTAATAGCACCCAAATACCATGTAGATCCTTTTTTTCTAGCCAATGCTACAAATTGCCCTACTTCACCATCTAAAGCTACTGTTTCATCAAATGTGGTTGGAGTTTTAGCAATGAAATCTGTGCTTTCCTGTTCTTTCATATAAGCCGTTGGGCTATCCGCCATCATTTGTAAAGGCGCTTCAAAAATGGTGTACAATGCCAATTGATGACATCTTGTTCCTTGACTTACAGGATTAGAATGGCTTGGTTTGAATTCACTTTTGGTTGCATTTCGCATGGCTCCAGGCGTATAATCCATAGGTCCCGCCATCATTCGTATATATGGAATTGTACAATCATACAAAGGAACATCATCATTTGGGGTCCATTTATTATTTTCCAATCCTTTTACACCTTCAAAATTTAGAATATTTGGAAAAGTTCTCTGAATTCCAGTTGGTTTATACATCCCGTGAAAATCCAATAGCAATTTATTATCGGCCGCTTTTTGAGCAATATCGTAAACAGAACTCACCATTTTGGCATCGTCACGATCTAAGAAATCAACTTTAAAACCTTTGATTCCTAAATTGGCGTAATTCTTCAAAATACCTTCTGTGTTTTTGGTCAAAGCCATCCAAGAGCTCCACAAAATAATACCCACATTTCGTTCTTTTCCGTATGCGATTAACGCTTCTAAATCAACATTTGGATTGTGTTTCATAATGTCATCTTCAAGACTCCAACCTTCGTCAAGAACCACATATTCTACTTTGTTTTTGGATGCAAAATCAATATAATATTTATAGGTTTGTGTATTGATTCCAGCTTTAAAATCAATGTTGTAAATGTTCCAATCGTTCCACCAATCCCAAGCTACTTTTCCGGGTTTTATCCAACTGAGATCTTTGATTTTTGTTGGTTCCGATAGTTTCTGAACCATATCATTATTGGCCAAATCTTTGTCGTTTTCTGAGATCACAACAATTCTCCATGGGAAATTTCGAGTTCCTTTTGTTTTGACCAAATAATCGGCTCTTTCGGTAATAAGTCTGTTGATATTATTAAATCCTCCATTTTTTTCCTGTAAAGGATATTTAGAAAAACGAGATTCAAAACCAGATTTGTCTTTGTTATTCGTTACAAATAATCCAGGATAATCTTCCAAATTAGCTTCTAAGAAAACGGCTTTTTTATGATTTTTAAAATCAATTAAAAACGGTAAAAAGGCTAAAGTATCTTTGGCAAATTCACTGATTTTTTTATTTTCGTAATGCGCTTCGAAAGATGAAATGTAAGGATCTTTTGGGTTTCTTAAATCACGAACATAAGGCATTAATATATTGTAATTTTGGTCGAAATTTAAAACCACTTCTTCTGATTGAATCGTGATATCTTTTTTCTTTTTAGTGATAAAACGATAAGCAACACCATCATCAAAAGCACGATATTCGATGCTGAAATCATTTTTAAAGTTTAATGTCAGCTGATTGTAATTGTTTTTAACTGATTTCTTTTTGTAAAATGGAGTTTCAAATGAAGCATCAACTGTTTCTTTTTTTGAATTTAAAACTACTGCATTTTTTCCTAAAACTTCATTTTCATCCAAAGTCATTGACATTGCAGATGGCGACAGAATTACATTTTTATCATGTGAAACACTCCAGCTTATTTTGTCATTAACAGCAATGTTAACTTGAATTTTTCCGTTTGGAGAATTCAAAATATAATCTTGTTTCTTTTGTGCAAAAGAAAAATTAAATAGGAGCAATGCGAAGAATAAAGTGATTGATTTTTTCATCAGAATATCTAATTTAGGCTTATTTTACTGTAAAAGTTAAAGTTTGTACACTTGCTGAATTTGGTCCGATCATTACTTCAAAATCACCAGATTCTAATACTTTTTTGAGTTGGTAATTGTAAAACATCAGCTTTTCGGGAGTAATGGTAAATGTAACATTTTTTGTTTCGTTCGGTTTTAGATGCACTTTTGTAAAATCTTTTAATTCCATAATTGGTCTGGAGCCAGAACTTATTAAATCACGGATATACAACTGCACAATTTCATCACCTTCCACTTTTCCTGTATTTGTTATTGGAATTGTTACGATTATATTTTCTGTTTTTGAGATATCTTTCTTGTCTAAAACTGGTTTTCCGTATTGATAAGCAGTATAAGATAATCCGAAACCAAACGGAAACAAAGGTTTGTTGTTGTCGTTTACATAACTTCTCATGCGGCTTGGCTGACGATTGTAATAAGCCGGTAATTCTCCAACGGATTTTGGAATTGTTACCGCTAATTTTCCTGAAGGATTTACTTTTCCAAACAAAATATTAGCTAATCCAGTTCCTGTTTCCTGTCCTAAATAAAATGCCTGAATAATTGACGGAATGTTTTTAGCAACATCGTTTATTGCAAGCGGACGTCCTCCAAAAATAATTGCAACAATAGGTTTTCCTGTTGCTACAAGTTCTTTTACTAAATCATCTTGTAAGCCCAAAAGCGAAAGACTCGAACGGTCTCCCAAGTGGTTTTCTCCCCATGCTTCTCTGCTAAAAGCAACAGTTTCTCCAATAGCTAAAACAATCACATCACTTTGCTTAGCGACTTCAATTGCTTCTTTAATCAAGCGTCTGTCATCTTCTTCCGAGTTTGGAGTTTGTACTTTATCTGCCCAAAATGAAGATTCTTCCAAAGCTAGTTTACAGCCTTCGGCATAGGTAACTTTAAAATCATTTCCAGCGTAAGCAGTGATTCCGTTTAATAAATCTATTCCTTGTCTTGGTTCAGCAGAATATCCTCCAAAATGAACACCTTTTGCTAAAGGACCAATGACCGCCAAAGTTTTAATTTTTTTAGAATCAAGAGGCAAAAGATTATCTTGGTTTTTAAGTAAAACGGCTGCTTTTTCTGCTGCTTCTAAAGCTAGTTTTTTGTTTTGAACTGTATTTGTTACGGATTTCATTTTTGAAACATCAGCATACGGATTGTCAAATAAACCCATTTCAAATTTGAATTTCAAAAATTTTCTCAAAGCATCATCAATACGTTTTTCAGATAATTGCCCTGATTTTACCAAAGTATCTAGCGAATTATAGGCACCATCGTTGAATTGAAGATCTAAATCGATCGTATTTTCGATGGCAATTTTTGCAGCTTCGCGGTTTGATTTAGCAAAATAATGTAAGCCATGAATTTGATCAATGGCACTTTGATCGGACGTTATAAAACCTTTAAAACCCAATTGTTTTTTCAGGACATCTTGTATAAGCCAAGAATTAGCATGATTTGGAACTCCTCCAATTTCATTATAAGAAGGCATTAAACTCACAGGATTTGCATGTTTGATAATATATTCAAAAGGAAATAAATCATTATTCATCAAATCGTAATTCGATATATTTATAGGAGCAGTATTCCGTCCTCCTTCTGGCTGTCCGTGAGCTACATAATGTTTTAAAGTTGTAGCAACATGATTCAAATCTGGTTTAGCGCTTCGGCTTTGAAAACCATTTACTTCGGCATTCCCCATTAAAGCAACCAAATACGGATCTTCTGAAAACATTTCTTCAATTCTTCCAAAGCGTGGTTCTCTAGCCAAATCAAGATTGGGAGCATAAACTTGTACTACGCCTCGGCTTCTGGCTTCGAGACCAGCAACGGTATAAATTCGTTCGGCCAATTCGGGATCCCAAGTACTACCTAGAGCAATTGCTTGTGGAAAAACGGTTGCGCCTCTTGCCATGTAGCCATGAAGACCTTCGCCAATAAATTCAATCGGGATTTTGTTCCCTGTAGAAGTGCTCCATTTTTGAAAAGAATTGAGTGTTTTAACATACATTTCAGGTTCAAAATTGATATCAAGATTTAATCCGCCAATTCCGTTTGGATAATATTTTGACAGACTATCAGCATTCATTTCCCCATTTTGATTTCTGAATTTTTTAAAACCATCAAAAGAACGTATTTGCAATTGCATCTTTTTATCAGCAAGAGACATTTTCTTAATCAGCGCTTCTACTTTTTCATCAATAGAAGAATCTGCTTTTTTTTGAGCATGAAGTGAAAGAGATAATACTGATAAAAATAAGGCTACTATAATTTTCATTTTAAAGGTTTTAATATAGGTCATTAATTCTTAACGTTAGTCATTTTTGGAGTACTATTTTTATCCAAAATCAAATTAGTTTTTGTTCCATTTTCTAATAAAATTGGAACTGCACTTTTATTAATTGGCGATCCAGTTCCTTTAAAATTAGCAATTCGTAAATCATTAAAATTATTGATTTCGATACCATTTGTAAAATAAGGCATTCTCGTTCCTGTCCATGTCAATTTAAAATCTTCAATAGTTAAGCCATCGACGTATTGCCCGTAAATTCCAGGAATGTCACGTTGAATAAGCTGTTGTTTTTCATCCAGACAACCACGAAGATCTATATTTCCTCCTGCTACGTCATTTAGTTTGCTATCAATAAAATCGAAAGTGACGTTTTTAAAATTAACGTTTTGAATTCGGCTTTCTTCAGAACCGTAAATCAGAATTCCATTTTCGGCTTTACAGTTGACATTAGTGAAAGTCACGTTTTTAATAACTCCTAATTTCTCCGTTTCAGTACCCGCTACTTTTACTTTTCCACGAACAGCCGAAATATGAATTGGTTCTCCATTTCCCCACCAATCGCCAGTCCTAAGCTTGGTTTCAATATTTACATTGGTAACATTAATGTTTTCTAACGATCCTTGATCTCTCAAAAATATTCCGATTCCGCGAGTTGAATTGGTGATATTACAATTTGAAATATTAATGTTTCTAACCGAATTATGATCGAAATACCCAATCCTAATAGCGCTCGAAGCTGATTGAAGATTACAGTTTGTTATATTAATATTCTCTGAAGAATGACGTAAATCTTTAAAACCTGGAACTTCAAAATGCGAAGCATAACCCACAACAATAATAGCGTCGTCACCCGCACGAATATCACAATTGCTAACGATGATATTTTTTCCTGAAGTAATGTCAATTCCATCGGCATTTGGAGCCAGCATATTGGTCCAAAGTCTGATACCATCAATCAAAACGCTGTCACAATCGGCGATTAGCATCGTCCAAAAAGAAGATTGTGTGATGAAAACATCTTTTATTGTGACTCTTTTACAGTTGCTAAAAATAATGGTTTGATATGGTCTTTCTTTTGGTACAATTGGTCCGTCACCTAAACCACCATCAGCAACTTTTCTGAAATTTTCTTTTTGGCGTGTGCCTGCAGTACCGCCCCATTCAATTTTTTTTGCTTTTGTAGTGTCAAAAAAAACATCCCCATTGGCATCGATATTTCCGCTTCCAGAAATTGTAATGTTTTCTGAATTCTCTGTAAAAAACATACCGTAATGAACTCCATTTACAGGAGTATAATCATTGATATTAGTGCTTCCTCTTAAAATGGCACCACTTTCAAGATGTAGATTTACGTTGCTTTTTAGATTCACTGTTCCTATCATAAAAACTCCTGTCGGAACCAAAACTGTTCCGCCACCGTTTTTAAAACAAGTATCAATGGTGTTTTGTAATGCTTTTGTATTTATAGTTTTTCCGTCGCCAATTGCACCATATTTTGTGATATCAAAAGTCTGTGACTGTCCTGTTATAAAAACAGAAACTAACAGTAGTGTAATATATTTTTTCATGTTTGGTTTAGTAAAGAATTGGTTTAGATAGTTTAGAAATCACCAATTAAAGGTTTCTATCTGGTTGTTTAATTTCCACTTTTTTGGGAATGGATTTTCAATCCAATCTAGAGGTTCGGCAACAGGTAATTTTTGAGAAGCAATTTTAAAGCATTCGCGAATAGCCTTTTTTTGTTCTTCGCCAGTAGCTTCGGGTTGTGCAGAAATAAATAGGGGAGTGCCACTTTTTGCAACAAGTTCCATCCATTGTTTATTTTTATCCCAAGCGACTTTAGATGTTAGTCCCACGCAATCGGCATCGGCAGCATAAAAAGTTCCTTGTTGAATACCTCTAAAAGCGAGTGTATTAACACCCATTTTCAAAGTTCTTTCCCATTCATTTCCAGAAGTATCATCACCAATTCGGTTGAGTTCAAATAAACCCGCTGCAAAATGACTAATTGTATTGCAACCAATTATATAGGTGTCTTTACTTGCTTTTCGAATGGTTTGGTATAAATTCAATACAATTTCTGCATTGGTTTTTGAAGTATCATTCATCGCCCATTTTTCCGAAGTCATGGCATTGTTTTTTAGCATTTCAAAACCCCATTTCCCGAAGATATCATAGGTGGTAAAATCAAATTTTACCATTTCATATCCCCAATCGGAGTATAATTTGAAATAATTTGCAATGCGTTCTAGATTTTCAGGAATAGAAGGATCAAGAACCGGTTTATTATCTTCTTTTCCACTGCTAAAAGGCAACAGCAATTTTTTATCATCTTTATAACTTGCACATAAAGGACGTGTCCAGATTCCGGGACGCATTCCGATTTGTTTAATCTTGGAAGCTAATTTTCCCATATCTCCAAATTTTTGATTTGGTGAATGCATATTATCACCCCAACAGCAATCATTTTTATGATGAGGAGAATCTTGAAACCAACCCGCATCAATTACAGAGAAAGGTCTGTTTGCCAGTCCTTCAGCCATTGGCGCCATCATCTCAGTATGTTCCAGAATGAGTTTTTCGGAATTGTTACCGTAACTAAAATACCAATCGTTTATACCATAAACTGGTTCTTTTGGCATTCTAGCCTGATCGCACATTATAGCAGTAAAACGTCTCGCTGTTTGAAAAGGAGTTTCGTTTAATTTGCTTTTAATTGATACAATTTCGGCAGCTTTTAGTTTTCGATTGCCTAACTGAACTCCATTTGATCCCGAAAGCGTATCTAAATGCAGATTTAATTTTCCATTTTCAATCTGCCAGCCGCAAAATGTATTAGCTCCTGTTTTTACACCAAATCCAAGTGTTTCATTTTGACTAATTTCTAAGAAATACCAAGGCAAAATTTCAGTTTCGGATGGTTTATGCCAGGAAATATCGCCGTACGTTCTTTCCCAATGATCGTTCAATATGGTAGAATTACTTTTGCTTGGCGTAATC
The Flavobacterium sp. 5 DNA segment above includes these coding regions:
- a CDS encoding glycoside hydrolase family 3 N-terminal domain-containing protein, with the protein product MKIIVALFLSVLSLSLHAQKKADSSIDEKVEALIKKMSLADKKMQLQIRSFDGFKKFRNQNGEMNADSLSKYYPNGIGGLNLDINFEPEMYVKTLNSFQKWSTSTGNKIPIEFIGEGLHGYMARGATVFPQAIALGSTWDPELAERIYTVAGLEARSRGVVQVYAPNLDLAREPRFGRIEEMFSEDPYLVALMGNAEVNGFQSRSAKPDLNHVATTLKHYVAHGQPEGGRNTAPINISNYDLMNNDLFPFEYIIKHANPVSLMPSYNEIGGVPNHANSWLIQDVLKKQLGFKGFITSDQSAIDQIHGLHYFAKSNREAAKIAIENTIDLDLQFNDGAYNSLDTLVKSGQLSEKRIDDALRKFLKFKFEMGLFDNPYADVSKMKSVTNTVQNKKLALEAAEKAAVLLKNQDNLLPLDSKKIKTLAVIGPLAKGVHFGGYSAEPRQGIDLLNGITAYAGNDFKVTYAEGCKLALEESSFWADKVQTPNSEEDDRRLIKEAIEVAKQSDVIVLAIGETVAFSREAWGENHLGDRSSLSLLGLQDDLVKELVATGKPIVAIIFGGRPLAINDVAKNIPSIIQAFYLGQETGTGLANILFGKVNPSGKLAVTIPKSVGELPAYYNRQPSRMRSYVNDNNKPLFPFGFGLSYTAYQYGKPVLDKKDISKTENIIVTIPITNTGKVEGDEIVQLYIRDLISSGSRPIMELKDFTKVHLKPNETKNVTFTITPEKLMFYNYQLKKVLESGDFEVMIGPNSASVQTLTFTVK
- a CDS encoding glycoside hydrolase family 28 protein; the encoded protein is MKKYITLLLVSVFITGQSQTFDITKYGAIGDGKTINTKALQNTIDTCFKNGGGTVLVPTGVFMIGTVNLKSNVNLHLESGAILRGSTNINDYTPVNGVHYGMFFTENSENITISGSGNIDANGDVFFDTTKAKKIEWGGTAGTRQKENFRKVADGGLGDGPIVPKERPYQTIIFSNCKRVTIKDVFITQSSFWTMLIADCDSVLIDGIRLWTNMLAPNADGIDITSGKNIIVSNCDIRAGDDAIIVVGYASHFEVPGFKDLRHSSENINITNCNLQSASSAIRIGYFDHNSVRNINISNCNITNSTRGIGIFLRDQGSLENINVTNVNIETKLRTGDWWGNGEPIHISAVRGKVKVAGTETEKLGVIKNVTFTNVNCKAENGILIYGSEESRIQNVNFKNVTFDFIDSKLNDVAGGNIDLRGCLDEKQQLIQRDIPGIYGQYVDGLTIEDFKLTWTGTRMPYFTNGIEINNFNDLRIANFKGTGSPINKSAVPILLENGTKTNLILDKNSTPKMTNVKN